The following coding sequences lie in one Musa acuminata AAA Group cultivar baxijiao chromosome BXJ1-8, Cavendish_Baxijiao_AAA, whole genome shotgun sequence genomic window:
- the LOC135582819 gene encoding pectinesterase-like isoform X2: MASDAIAFFLLSSFFLLSPVVSVVPLLAPVDPSTACNSTLDPKFCKTVLPPRGSNNLYEYGRFSVAKSLSNARKFLHLINRYLAHKSNLSPTASLALLDCQLLSELNIDILTAAETTLNDTDKLLDHQADKVHTLLSALVTNQHTCSDGLHATESAWSIKNGLSIPMHNSTKLYGVSLALFKRAWEPHRKNRNVSHSRVPRRKTLGRGLLQATDAVLVNDVVRVSQDGSGNFVTITDAVKSAPVDHDENTGYHLIYVAAGVYEEYVVIPKHKKHLMMIGDGINQTVITGNHSVGDGWTTFTSSTFVALGHGFVAINITFRNAAGPAKYQAVAVLNNADMSTFYRCSFEGYQDTLYTHSMRQFYRECDIYGTVDYIFGNAAVVFQNCNVYSRLPLPGQINTITAQGRTDPNQNTGTSMQSCNFLDAADLAATALCLESQESPMTYLGRPWKPYSRTVVMQSYMDSLIEPAGWVQWNSDDLALNTLYYAEYNNSGPGSGTAGRVDWPGYLVIGANDAINFTVSNFISGDQWLPMAGVPHDSGLV; the protein is encoded by the exons ATGGCTTCCGACGCCATTGCTTTCTTCCTCCTgagttccttcttcctcctcagtCCCGTTGTCTCCGTAGTTCCTCTGTTGGCCCCTGTCGACCCTTCCACCGCATGCAACTCGACGCTCGACCCCAAGTTCTGCAAGACGGTCCTTCCCCCACGAGGATCCAACAACCTGTACGAGTATGGCCGCTTCTCCGTCGCCAAGTCCCTCTCCAATGCCAGGAAGTTCCTCCATCTGATCAACCGATACCTCGCTCACAAGTCGAACCTGTCGCCGACTGCCTCGTTGGCCCTCCTCGACTGCCAGCTCCTGTCGGAGCTCAACATCGACATCCTCACCGCGGCTGAAACCACACTGAATGACACCGACAAGCTCCTCGACCACCAAGCCGACAAGGTGCACACCCTGCTGTCAGCTCTGGTCACCAACCAGCACACCTGCTCCGACGGCCTGCATGCGACGGAGTCGGCGTGGTCCATCAAGAACGGCCTCTCCATCCCTATGCACAATAGCACTAAGCTCTACGGCGTCTCCCTTGCACTCTTCAAGCGGGCCTGGGAGCCGCACAGGAAGAACAGGAACGTCAGCCACTCCAGAGTCCCACGTAGGAAGACACT CGGGCGGGGGCTCCTTCAGGCGACCGACGCCGTCCTGGTAAACGACGTCGTGCGGGTGAGCCAAGACGGCAGTGGGAACTTCGTGACGATCACAGACGCGGTCAAGTCGGCCCCCGTCGACCACGACGAAAACACCGGCTACCACTTGATATACGTCGCCGCCGGGGTTTACGAAGAGTACGTCGTCATCCCCAAGCATAAGAAACACTTGATGATGATCGGCGATGGGATCAACCAGACGGTGATCACCGGCAACCATAGCGTCGGTGATGGCTGGACTACCTTCACCTCCTCGACCTTTG TCGCCCTCGGACATGGATTCGTGGCGATCAACATAACCTTCCGAAACGCGGCCGGGCCGGCCAAGTACCAAGCGGTCGCTGTCCTGAACAACGCAGATATGTCCACCTTCTACAGATGCAGCTTCGAGGGCTACCAAGACACGCTCTACACCCACTCCATGAGGCAGTTCTACAGGGAGTGCGACATCTACGGCACAGTGGACTACATATTCGGCAACGCAGCGGTGGTGTTCCAGAACTGCAACGTCTACTCCCGGTTGCCCCTCCCTGGCCAGATCAACACCATCACCGCGCAAGGCCGGACCGACCCGAACCAGAACACCGGCACGTCGATGCAGTCCTGCAACTTCCTCGACGCAGCTGATCTGGCCGCCACGGCCCTCTGCCTGGAATCACAGGAGTCGCCAATGACGTACCTCGGCCGACCGTGGAAGCCTTACTCGAGGACCGTGGTCATGCAATCTTACATGGATTCGCTGATCGAGCCTGCAGGTTGGGTGCAATGGAACAGCGATGACCTCGCACTGAACACGTTGTACTACGCAGAGTACAACAACAGCGGTCCCGGTTCCGGCACGGCCGGCCGCGTCGACTGGCCAGGATACCTTGTGATCGGCGCCAACGACGCCATCAATTTTACTGTCAGCAACTTCATTTCGGGGGATCAATGGCTGCCGATGGCTGGAGTGCCTCATGACAGTGGATTGGTCTGA
- the LOC135582819 gene encoding pectinesterase-like isoform X1, producing MASDAIAFFLLSSFFLLSPVVSVVPLLAPVDPSTACNSTLDPKFCKTVLPPRGSNNLYEYGRFSVAKSLSNARKFLHLINRYLAHKSNLSPTASLALLDCQLLSELNIDILTAAETTLNDTDKLLDHQADKVHTLLSALVTNQHTCSDGLHATESAWSIKNGLSIPMHNSTKLYGVSLALFKRAWEPHRKNRNVSHSRVPRRKTLLFHEVAVGRDGELPLRMPAQKRELFEKWSGRGLLQATDAVLVNDVVRVSQDGSGNFVTITDAVKSAPVDHDENTGYHLIYVAAGVYEEYVVIPKHKKHLMMIGDGINQTVITGNHSVGDGWTTFTSSTFVALGHGFVAINITFRNAAGPAKYQAVAVLNNADMSTFYRCSFEGYQDTLYTHSMRQFYRECDIYGTVDYIFGNAAVVFQNCNVYSRLPLPGQINTITAQGRTDPNQNTGTSMQSCNFLDAADLAATALCLESQESPMTYLGRPWKPYSRTVVMQSYMDSLIEPAGWVQWNSDDLALNTLYYAEYNNSGPGSGTAGRVDWPGYLVIGANDAINFTVSNFISGDQWLPMAGVPHDSGLV from the exons ATGGCTTCCGACGCCATTGCTTTCTTCCTCCTgagttccttcttcctcctcagtCCCGTTGTCTCCGTAGTTCCTCTGTTGGCCCCTGTCGACCCTTCCACCGCATGCAACTCGACGCTCGACCCCAAGTTCTGCAAGACGGTCCTTCCCCCACGAGGATCCAACAACCTGTACGAGTATGGCCGCTTCTCCGTCGCCAAGTCCCTCTCCAATGCCAGGAAGTTCCTCCATCTGATCAACCGATACCTCGCTCACAAGTCGAACCTGTCGCCGACTGCCTCGTTGGCCCTCCTCGACTGCCAGCTCCTGTCGGAGCTCAACATCGACATCCTCACCGCGGCTGAAACCACACTGAATGACACCGACAAGCTCCTCGACCACCAAGCCGACAAGGTGCACACCCTGCTGTCAGCTCTGGTCACCAACCAGCACACCTGCTCCGACGGCCTGCATGCGACGGAGTCGGCGTGGTCCATCAAGAACGGCCTCTCCATCCCTATGCACAATAGCACTAAGCTCTACGGCGTCTCCCTTGCACTCTTCAAGCGGGCCTGGGAGCCGCACAGGAAGAACAGGAACGTCAGCCACTCCAGAGTCCCACGTAGGAAGACACTGTTATTCCACGAAGTCGCCGTCGGCCGCGACGGCGAGCTACCGCTGAGGATGCCGGCCCAGAAAAGGGAGCTGTTCGAGAAGTGGAGCGGGCGGGGGCTCCTTCAGGCGACCGACGCCGTCCTGGTAAACGACGTCGTGCGGGTGAGCCAAGACGGCAGTGGGAACTTCGTGACGATCACAGACGCGGTCAAGTCGGCCCCCGTCGACCACGACGAAAACACCGGCTACCACTTGATATACGTCGCCGCCGGGGTTTACGAAGAGTACGTCGTCATCCCCAAGCATAAGAAACACTTGATGATGATCGGCGATGGGATCAACCAGACGGTGATCACCGGCAACCATAGCGTCGGTGATGGCTGGACTACCTTCACCTCCTCGACCTTTG TCGCCCTCGGACATGGATTCGTGGCGATCAACATAACCTTCCGAAACGCGGCCGGGCCGGCCAAGTACCAAGCGGTCGCTGTCCTGAACAACGCAGATATGTCCACCTTCTACAGATGCAGCTTCGAGGGCTACCAAGACACGCTCTACACCCACTCCATGAGGCAGTTCTACAGGGAGTGCGACATCTACGGCACAGTGGACTACATATTCGGCAACGCAGCGGTGGTGTTCCAGAACTGCAACGTCTACTCCCGGTTGCCCCTCCCTGGCCAGATCAACACCATCACCGCGCAAGGCCGGACCGACCCGAACCAGAACACCGGCACGTCGATGCAGTCCTGCAACTTCCTCGACGCAGCTGATCTGGCCGCCACGGCCCTCTGCCTGGAATCACAGGAGTCGCCAATGACGTACCTCGGCCGACCGTGGAAGCCTTACTCGAGGACCGTGGTCATGCAATCTTACATGGATTCGCTGATCGAGCCTGCAGGTTGGGTGCAATGGAACAGCGATGACCTCGCACTGAACACGTTGTACTACGCAGAGTACAACAACAGCGGTCCCGGTTCCGGCACGGCCGGCCGCGTCGACTGGCCAGGATACCTTGTGATCGGCGCCAACGACGCCATCAATTTTACTGTCAGCAACTTCATTTCGGGGGATCAATGGCTGCCGATGGCTGGAGTGCCTCATGACAGTGGATTGGTCTGA
- the LOC135588948 gene encoding RING-H2 finger protein ATL5-like has product MPGLLIVILWIFCTVVVLSISWSVLKAVCDGLPDNRTATSTITTTTAAVASIAAAAPNASGIMTAGAAAAAPRDVLSVLPVFVYSTAQKKKLSCSVCLMDFKEGEKGRFLPRCFHCFHVDCIDMWLTSHSDCPVCRASVDPEAPELAV; this is encoded by the coding sequence ATGCCTGGTCTTCTCATCGTCATCCTGTGGATCTTCTGCACGGTCGTAGTTCTCTCCATCTCCTGGTCCGTCCTCAAAGCCGTATGCGATGGTTTGCCCGACAACCGGACTGCAACctccaccatcaccaccaccacggcAGCCGTCGCCTCAATCGCAGCCGCGGCCCCTAACGCCAGCGGGATCATGACAGCgggagccgccgccgccgccccccgAGATGTCCTCTCGGTGCTGCCGGTCTTCGTCTACTCCACGGCTCAGAAGAAGAAGCTGAGCTGCTCTGTGTGCCTGATGGACTTCAAGGAGGGGGAGAAGGGGCGGTTTCTCCCCAGGTGCTTCCACTGCTTCCATGTGGATTGCATAGACATGTGGCTGACTTCTCATTCCGACTGCCCCGTCTGCCGCGCCTCCGTCGACCCCGAAGCTCCAGAGCTTGCCGTCTGA